From one Lycium barbarum isolate Lr01 chromosome 6, ASM1917538v2, whole genome shotgun sequence genomic stretch:
- the LOC132645565 gene encoding ATG8-interacting protein 1-like isoform X1: MASNEEGEETAPRGNEWEVVQLTQSAYAAAPGPKQVDLNDDSDSSAQYVAETSQAMFMSGHFVFPPSQHENLPLEPDVIEIHNEQGGEDAGPDLVADEGGKSDNYGGNTETKGSSTPEFPGIQFFDQKGNQLSISGAEFEDDAAVQGLSSVDKEQSFFGTANYSSYQSEDPMGLSATTEETNVLAESVEPFHQGVDKAKDEDDYDTTNLPCQAWWKRRAASLIAHAKDANTFWSIFIAAAVMGLVIIGQTWQQERWQVLQMKWQAGVHGERISRLFGPLSRLKDVIVGGDRRGTFIRGSAPAQL, from the exons ATGGCAAGTAATGAGGAAGGGGAGGAGACTGCTCCTCGTGGAAATGAGTGGGAGGTTGTGCAACTCACACAATCAGCATATGCTGCTGCCCCTGGTCCGAAGCAAGTTGACCTGAATGATGATAGTGATTCTAGTGCACAGTATGTAGCTGAAACTTCCCAGGCAATGTTTATGTCTGGACACTTTGTCTTTCCACCAAGCCAGCATGAGAATTTGCCATTGGAACCTGATGTTATTGAGATCCATAATGAACAGGGAGGTGAAGATGCTGGTCCAGATCTTGTTGCTGATGAAGGAGGTAAATCAGATAATTATGGAGGAAATACAGAAACTAAAGGTTCGAGCACACCAGAGTTTCCAGGTATTCAATTTTTTGATCAGAAGGGTAACCAGTTGTCTATTAGTGGTGCAGAATTTGAAGATGATGCAGCTGTGCAAGGCTTAAGTTCGGTAGACAAAGAGCAGAGTTTCTTTGGCACTGCTAACTATAGTTCATACCAGAGTGAAGATCCCATGGGTCTCTCAGCAACAACAGAGGAAACCAACGTGCTTGCAGAATCAGTTGAACCATTTCACCAGGGCGTAGATAAGGCTAAAGATGAagatgattatgatacaactaacCTTCCTTGTCAAGCATGGTGGAAAAGACGGGCTGCTTCCCTAATTGCCCATGCGAAAGATGCAAACACATTCTGGTCTATCTTCATTGCTGCTGCTGTTATGGGCCTTGTGATTATTGGTCAGACGTGGCAGCAAGAAAGGTGGCAAGTATTGCAAATGAAGTGGCAGGCTGGAGTCCATGGAGAG AGGATTAGCAGGCTGTTTGGTCCACTGTCTCGATTGAAGGATGTGATTGTTGGGGGTGATCGCCGTGGTACCTTTATCAGAGGGAGTGCACCAGCTCAACTttaa
- the LOC132645565 gene encoding ATG8-interacting protein 1-like isoform X2, with protein MASNEEGEETAPRGNEWEVVQLTQSAYAAAPGPKQVDLNDDSDSSAQYVAETSQAMFMSGHFVFPPSQHENLPLEPDVIEIHNEQGGEDAGPDLVADEGGKSDNYGGNTETKEFEDDAAVQGLSSVDKEQSFFGTANYSSYQSEDPMGLSATTEETNVLAESVEPFHQGVDKAKDEDDYDTTNLPCQAWWKRRAASLIAHAKDANTFWSIFIAAAVMGLVIIGQTWQQERWQVLQMKWQAGVHGERISRLFGPLSRLKDVIVGGDRRGTFIRGSAPAQL; from the exons ATGGCAAGTAATGAGGAAGGGGAGGAGACTGCTCCTCGTGGAAATGAGTGGGAGGTTGTGCAACTCACACAATCAGCATATGCTGCTGCCCCTGGTCCGAAGCAAGTTGACCTGAATGATGATAGTGATTCTAGTGCACAGTATGTAGCTGAAACTTCCCAGGCAATGTTTATGTCTGGACACTTTGTCTTTCCACCAAGCCAGCATGAGAATTTGCCATTGGAACCTGATGTTATTGAGATCCATAATGAACAGGGAGGTGAAGATGCTGGTCCAGATCTTGTTGCTGATGAAGGAGGTAAATCAGATAATTATGGAGGAAATACAGAAACTAAAG AATTTGAAGATGATGCAGCTGTGCAAGGCTTAAGTTCGGTAGACAAAGAGCAGAGTTTCTTTGGCACTGCTAACTATAGTTCATACCAGAGTGAAGATCCCATGGGTCTCTCAGCAACAACAGAGGAAACCAACGTGCTTGCAGAATCAGTTGAACCATTTCACCAGGGCGTAGATAAGGCTAAAGATGAagatgattatgatacaactaacCTTCCTTGTCAAGCATGGTGGAAAAGACGGGCTGCTTCCCTAATTGCCCATGCGAAAGATGCAAACACATTCTGGTCTATCTTCATTGCTGCTGCTGTTATGGGCCTTGTGATTATTGGTCAGACGTGGCAGCAAGAAAGGTGGCAAGTATTGCAAATGAAGTGGCAGGCTGGAGTCCATGGAGAG AGGATTAGCAGGCTGTTTGGTCCACTGTCTCGATTGAAGGATGTGATTGTTGGGGGTGATCGCCGTGGTACCTTTATCAGAGGGAGTGCACCAGCTCAACTttaa
- the LOC132645565 gene encoding ATG8-interacting protein 1-like isoform X3, which produces MASNEEGEETAPRGNEWEVVQLTQSAYAAAPGPKQVDLNDDSDSSAQYVAETSQAMFMSGHFVFPPSQHENLPLEPDVIEIHNEQGGEDAGPDLVADEGEFEDDAAVQGLSSVDKEQSFFGTANYSSYQSEDPMGLSATTEETNVLAESVEPFHQGVDKAKDEDDYDTTNLPCQAWWKRRAASLIAHAKDANTFWSIFIAAAVMGLVIIGQTWQQERWQVLQMKWQAGVHGERISRLFGPLSRLKDVIVGGDRRGTFIRGSAPAQL; this is translated from the exons ATGGCAAGTAATGAGGAAGGGGAGGAGACTGCTCCTCGTGGAAATGAGTGGGAGGTTGTGCAACTCACACAATCAGCATATGCTGCTGCCCCTGGTCCGAAGCAAGTTGACCTGAATGATGATAGTGATTCTAGTGCACAGTATGTAGCTGAAACTTCCCAGGCAATGTTTATGTCTGGACACTTTGTCTTTCCACCAAGCCAGCATGAGAATTTGCCATTGGAACCTGATGTTATTGAGATCCATAATGAACAGGGAGGTGAAGATGCTGGTCCAGATCTTGTTGCTGATGAAGGAG AATTTGAAGATGATGCAGCTGTGCAAGGCTTAAGTTCGGTAGACAAAGAGCAGAGTTTCTTTGGCACTGCTAACTATAGTTCATACCAGAGTGAAGATCCCATGGGTCTCTCAGCAACAACAGAGGAAACCAACGTGCTTGCAGAATCAGTTGAACCATTTCACCAGGGCGTAGATAAGGCTAAAGATGAagatgattatgatacaactaacCTTCCTTGTCAAGCATGGTGGAAAAGACGGGCTGCTTCCCTAATTGCCCATGCGAAAGATGCAAACACATTCTGGTCTATCTTCATTGCTGCTGCTGTTATGGGCCTTGTGATTATTGGTCAGACGTGGCAGCAAGAAAGGTGGCAAGTATTGCAAATGAAGTGGCAGGCTGGAGTCCATGGAGAG AGGATTAGCAGGCTGTTTGGTCCACTGTCTCGATTGAAGGATGTGATTGTTGGGGGTGATCGCCGTGGTACCTTTATCAGAGGGAGTGCACCAGCTCAACTttaa
- the LOC132645565 gene encoding ATG8-interacting protein 2-like isoform X4 yields MASNEEGEETAPRGNEWEVVQLTQSAYAAAPGPKQVDLNDDSDSSAQYVAETSQGGEDAGPDLVADEGGKSDNYGGNTETKEFEDDAAVQGLSSVDKEQSFFGTANYSSYQSEDPMGLSATTEETNVLAESVEPFHQGVDKAKDEDDYDTTNLPCQAWWKRRAASLIAHAKDANTFWSIFIAAAVMGLVIIGQTWQQERWQVLQMKWQAGVHGERISRLFGPLSRLKDVIVGGDRRGTFIRGSAPAQL; encoded by the exons ATGGCAAGTAATGAGGAAGGGGAGGAGACTGCTCCTCGTGGAAATGAGTGGGAGGTTGTGCAACTCACACAATCAGCATATGCTGCTGCCCCTGGTCCGAAGCAAGTTGACCTGAATGATGATAGTGATTCTAGTGCACAGTATGTAGCTGAAACTTCCCAG GGAGGTGAAGATGCTGGTCCAGATCTTGTTGCTGATGAAGGAGGTAAATCAGATAATTATGGAGGAAATACAGAAACTAAAG AATTTGAAGATGATGCAGCTGTGCAAGGCTTAAGTTCGGTAGACAAAGAGCAGAGTTTCTTTGGCACTGCTAACTATAGTTCATACCAGAGTGAAGATCCCATGGGTCTCTCAGCAACAACAGAGGAAACCAACGTGCTTGCAGAATCAGTTGAACCATTTCACCAGGGCGTAGATAAGGCTAAAGATGAagatgattatgatacaactaacCTTCCTTGTCAAGCATGGTGGAAAAGACGGGCTGCTTCCCTAATTGCCCATGCGAAAGATGCAAACACATTCTGGTCTATCTTCATTGCTGCTGCTGTTATGGGCCTTGTGATTATTGGTCAGACGTGGCAGCAAGAAAGGTGGCAAGTATTGCAAATGAAGTGGCAGGCTGGAGTCCATGGAGAG AGGATTAGCAGGCTGTTTGGTCCACTGTCTCGATTGAAGGATGTGATTGTTGGGGGTGATCGCCGTGGTACCTTTATCAGAGGGAGTGCACCAGCTCAACTttaa
- the LOC132645565 gene encoding ATG8-interacting protein 1-like isoform X5 has protein sequence MASNEEGEETAPRGNEWEVVQLTQSAYAAAPGPKQVDLNDDSDSSAQYVAETSQGGEDAGPDLVADEGEFEDDAAVQGLSSVDKEQSFFGTANYSSYQSEDPMGLSATTEETNVLAESVEPFHQGVDKAKDEDDYDTTNLPCQAWWKRRAASLIAHAKDANTFWSIFIAAAVMGLVIIGQTWQQERWQVLQMKWQAGVHGERISRLFGPLSRLKDVIVGGDRRGTFIRGSAPAQL, from the exons ATGGCAAGTAATGAGGAAGGGGAGGAGACTGCTCCTCGTGGAAATGAGTGGGAGGTTGTGCAACTCACACAATCAGCATATGCTGCTGCCCCTGGTCCGAAGCAAGTTGACCTGAATGATGATAGTGATTCTAGTGCACAGTATGTAGCTGAAACTTCCCAG GGAGGTGAAGATGCTGGTCCAGATCTTGTTGCTGATGAAGGAG AATTTGAAGATGATGCAGCTGTGCAAGGCTTAAGTTCGGTAGACAAAGAGCAGAGTTTCTTTGGCACTGCTAACTATAGTTCATACCAGAGTGAAGATCCCATGGGTCTCTCAGCAACAACAGAGGAAACCAACGTGCTTGCAGAATCAGTTGAACCATTTCACCAGGGCGTAGATAAGGCTAAAGATGAagatgattatgatacaactaacCTTCCTTGTCAAGCATGGTGGAAAAGACGGGCTGCTTCCCTAATTGCCCATGCGAAAGATGCAAACACATTCTGGTCTATCTTCATTGCTGCTGCTGTTATGGGCCTTGTGATTATTGGTCAGACGTGGCAGCAAGAAAGGTGGCAAGTATTGCAAATGAAGTGGCAGGCTGGAGTCCATGGAGAG AGGATTAGCAGGCTGTTTGGTCCACTGTCTCGATTGAAGGATGTGATTGTTGGGGGTGATCGCCGTGGTACCTTTATCAGAGGGAGTGCACCAGCTCAACTttaa